The genomic DNA GCCCACCACTGGCCCTGCACAGACTACTAACTCTGCGCCCAATaagtacgtatataatggctagatggattttaattttttaagaaTTCATTGAGTAGCAAGCGTGATTGCTGACATCTCTGGTCTCTTAATTCCCATATTGGTCAACACAGTGTGTTTGATATTGGAAAATTCACATACATTCCGAGGTCTGGATTTGTGTCTATCatatgacaataggttcaccaTGGAACTATAAGACTTCAGGGACTAATGGACTTTTCCCTTGACCACAGGTCATCGAGCGGCTGGGCGACCCTAACTTCAACGAATGCTTGGGCCGCTCGCAGCCAGCCGAAGCAGCCAAGCCAGCCGCAGCCGCAGGCCGAAAAAATCGACTACTTCGACAACCCGCCCGATAACTAGTCGACTAGCTCAAATTGTAGCGTAGGTACGTACACTCAGTGCATATTATACGCaaagtttaaactttaattttggCCAGGCGCCATTTTGATTTAGCTGTGTATTAAACGAGTACGTTAAGCAATCTGTGGTCTTAATTTGTACATCGAATTCTATTGTTATAATTACCACGCTTACCGTTAATGATATTGGAGGAAAAAAATCTACGTAATCCAATGGGGGATAGAACTATTATTATCAGTTACTTCATGAGAAATATGACATTTTTCATGGTATTTATTAGCTTGAATTATAAACTATAGTTATATTGCAACTGTCGGCtgattttttcaatattatgatcAGTTGtaatatcaaacaaatatttattattactactaTGTTACAttgttagttatttatatatttatgtagcaAATTAGTGAATTTAATGCACACAgcttttttcttcttctcttttAATGCACTGAGTGTACATCGACAGACAATAGAgtcaattttataaatgtttactaTTCTATTGTAATGTATTGTACACTAAATCAAAATATCAGATAGATAAATACATAGAATTTTTATGGGGTTATTACCATATTGGGATGGATGGAAAGTCAAGTGAATGGAGACAGTAAAGggatcatataaaaatatgaataggaCATGTCTACAAGGAAATACTCTTACTTatcgttattaaattatttagagaTCTTCTTGGCGACACGCCATATTCATTCCATATTATGGTTCTCTTTCAATGTATAGTTTCCATGTACGCTCTAAATCCCATCCACCCAATTGTAACCAATAAATTTCAATTTGGCGTCTTTATGAATTTACAGCGGAGGAGAGTCTGCTTTTcgcataattaaataaaaaaaatatatctatgaatAATTCCAAATTGTATGTGCCTATACGCAATACGAAATGCCGGTGAAATACCGAATTATCTCCCCAAGTCTTGAAAATATCAATGACTGGCAGGTTGTATTGTGTgtaggaatttaaaaaaaattagcacAAAATGTGAAGCACTTTATAAAAAGCTAGACCCCTTTACCCATCCTTTGATATTAACGATTAAAAAAacacttataaaacaaaaataaaataccctGCAAAGCACGCCCTGCAAATGCCACacgataaatattatttgtctgaAATAGTCAGATATTTACCTAAAtgtttagtaattaataatcgTATAGATTCGTGTTACAGATATTATTGTTACCCGACTATAGTTAGTGGATTTTTGCCAATATTTACATAGTTATAGCATTAACCAATcgtgatatttttgttaaaacgaCAACCGTACACTATAATACTTAAATATCCCACGCTTTGGATAGTTTATTTCAGTTATTTGTTGTAAGCCCTATGTGAGCCCTGCAAGCTATAGTCgggttttagttttaataaatgtcTATACATGGAGCTCCTAGTATAATTACGGATGATACAATGTTTGTGGTCTAACCAAGATTTTGTATCAATCTCAACACTCAATCCATGCCTACTCCAAGTTGAATATAATGATAGAATTAGAGCTATATCCATTGTTACTAAACTCCATATTCTCTTACGTGAATATGGTAAGAGACCTAAATATGtccgaacaaaaataaaaattgactcTTATCAGGTACTGGGCGCACCATGCAACAATATTCccctaaataaaacatattctggatattgtgataaaataaaatacaaaaaaaaaacagtatactagtttaaatgtttataaaagatTACCCTGAATGTTGTACATGCAAGCCTTAACCATGCACATTTTGATAGCTAtgagtatattaatattatggtcTTTTTCATTTTACCTGTTCAGAGACATCGCATTCATAGATTAATACATAAAGTATACTATTTATATAgccaataaattgtttatatatttagataatttGCATAAAGATATACATTCATTAAATGTTACCATGTACAAtagaatttaaaacaatttacttgTTGTTGcaatttacttattatgtttcTACCATATATGTTTGTGGTTATCAAATTTTTGTCCAACAAcctttaatttgtttgttaaagtTAATGACTGGCACCAAAAATGTCAACGTTTTATTGGTTGGGGTAAGTTCGCACATTATTATTTCTCATATTTACTTCGTCTTGTATAATGTGCAAACTTCCCCCACCAAGGAAAATCTTGCCATTGTTGGTGTATTTGAACTCTGTTGTAAAACTTCATTAGtgtttcaaatacaaaattgtAAAGAACTATAATATGTctgaattaatatttgtaactCATGTTTTTGATACACCACCAACCACCACCCACCGCAGAAATTATTTCTGTTCAATAGAAAGTTCAACACCTGATTGAAAAATAGTTATAAAGGGCGTTAATGTGGCGTAACTTCAATtgaccaataaaatatttaatgcaaGGACTAAAATTAACTTACACCTCAATAGCGCAACctggttataataaaatttttaaaaaaatagcacAAATACGAAAATGTTGCATGAATcatttgtatatgtattatttattgaaaatcatAGGTTAATTACTTCTACAATAAAATTCAGgctttttatatatatatatttttcctttttctatGACAAAATACTTGTTTCGGTACGAATTAAACGGTGAGGGGGATGCGTTCTTATGAATCACTTTCGATGTAACTTCTACGTagaaatctataaaaatattgtaaccaaCTTAAATTCGCTGTTGTACAGGCGACACGTGTATTAAAGTGTTACATATTTGTTACGccagttttttatttctttgtaatttcattaaattcttatcagtatttgtattataatttcctGCCAACACTATGCCATGCGACAGATACTAACTAAATAACGGATCTATcagttaataaaacaaaaatgtaatataattgtttaatgTGTGACAATAATTTCACGGATTAGAGTCATCAATATCCATTAATATTCTATCTATGTACCGAGCTATTTCCAGCATTGGATGTATGGCCTTATTACGGTTACAACGTCGTTTTGttgttctttgttttttacAATAGTTTTCTGTCATGTTATCTGGCCATAGACTGCAGGTTGAAGAAGATGCCAATACTTTGGAAGTTTGTAACTTGGGAGCGCTGTGCCACGGTTCGCTAGAGCGCCGTCTTGCTCTGACCTCCTTATCTCTATGCAACGAACGTTTACACAGGGGCTGCCAACCGTAGTCTGAATACCGTGTCTTAGCCCATGTTTTAGCTTTTTTCCTTGTCAGTGGCTgcgaaataatttcattttgagAATTTACAATTATATGAGCATTCTTGTtcgaaataatttcattttgaaaatttacAATCTGAAGAGCATTCTTGTTGTTGTTTTTGGTTTATTAAGACTTGTTAGACTACCTTGTGGTCACATGTTTTACTGCATTTTCTTGATTGTACTGATTTTTTCCgtttcaaatttaaatcttcATAACTCTCGTTGGACACATCCGATCCATTATAATTAGCAAACTTTATTGGTGAGACGTAAGGCTGcaaaatattacctacaaattaattataaaactatCAAATCTCGTAATGTAGACTGCTATAATAGGTAGATCCCACTTTTTTTCCTGTCGTAATTGGTATTTCTTTCCCATCAGACGACCATAACACAAAATtcttattatttcattatataaTTTCACACCTGGTCTAACAATCTTTTCTTTGTCTATTCTAAGTGTTATTGTTGAATGTGTCGGCCTTTTATCGAATAATTTCAACTTCAAAGTAGGTATGGATAGAGAATAATCATACTCAGCGGGAAGTTGAACTACTGGACCTCATCCCATAGTCCTCCCATAGCCACATGCATCCAATGGAAATAATACAGAAAAGAGATTCCTATATAATAATTGGAGCCACTGGAAAATATCTTTCAGATTCTTTCAGTCATATAAAAGACGTCACTGGAACAATTACTCACACATGCTGTTGACGCCTCTACGCAACACATCACACGCCAGTACCGCCGTCAAAAATTGAGAGCTATAATCGCAGTAAGTGTTACCTAAAAATTTAATAccatttaataaatcaaatatacgCTACACTGATTTAAGTTAATGATTTCAGACAATCACCATGGTTCAGTTGTACAAATTGATATGCAAACGATACTAGCCGAGACCATATCGCGATTAAATTGTTATTGTCTTCTTGATTACTTTTCATGATAACCGGTATGCTCGTCGGTTCACTTACGACGCCGACACTGACTGTAGTCACACTTTCGTCTTCATCAGATATTTTATCTACATCTTCAAGTTTTGTAAACTTTTCAAGACATCGTAGGTCTTCTTTAACTGAATCAAATTGCATATTTATATCTTGAGCTATAGAGTTTGACAGGAATTGCATTTCTTTGGGTGATAACACCTCGTCAGAAAACTGTTTCTGATTCTCCACTACGCTGTTGACACTTCCCGCATCACTGCAATTATCATCTTTATGTTGTTCTTCAGTACCTTTGTATTTGTCCATACAGCATACACTTGCAGACAAGCAGTCTCGACTGAACGAATCTTCGGATAACACTGTTCCAGTAACTTGGGTCACTTGCTCGTCCTCGTTTAGTGCACAGAAACTATCAAAGAAATCGTCGTTACTGGCGCTGACTGATGACCTTGTGCTCTcgcttttatctttttttattcgGGACTCGCTCTGACATAGTCCAAATTGGTCATAAAGCTTCCGCCTAGCTCGCCGTTCTGACAATTCCTGTCGCAAAATTCTGTCCTGATACGAGCGATCTTTCAGTTTCTGTGCAGCATCTAACTGGCTTCTTTCAAGCGACTTGTATTGCTCGTACAGGTACCAAGACCGGACTCGGTGTGACTTTTTATCGATAGTGTCTAGATCTAAAagcagttaatttaatttagcaaTGATAACTTTGTGGACGCTATGACAGAAATCTGAAAAACCATGACACTTACCAAGAGAATCCAAAAACTCCATATCACAATAAAGGTAAATATTGGAATGACTTGTGATTGACGCGCTGAATATATTAGGATTTACATAGTTCAAGTTAATTTGTTACTAAATTTTCGTTGTACTAGGGTGTATCGTAAATTGGTTATTCAATGCTTTTTCTGCCAGGCCAGAAGTTACCAAatcttgtataattttatttgacatgCATTATGAACAATTCCAAATATAATCGACTGCCAGCTACGAAAGGCACACCGAGCTCTTTCGTGCTTTCTTTGCACTCAAAGAAGGAAACCCTATAAGTAGGTAAAATTGTGTTCTATCATGAATCATGATGGTAatcactttttgttttttatcaaaGAGTTTCTACATAAAGTCGATGGTCGGTCGGAACTGTGATTAGGTAGCACGTTAGCatgtatttcaatttatttatttagtactttttCACATTATATCACAAAGGCAGACCATTGCATAAGCATTAATTTCTTAGGCATTGTGTCTACGTTAGAATGGTACATAGACAGGACATGGTAGATGCAATAAGCTGTAGGTAATGCGGTAATGCTAAAAATTTAGGCTGGAGGCTCGCCCTGTTTTACGCAGGATTTATTAGCGGCGAAAACTTAAGCAGATAACATTActtatcataattatgtgtaggtacctaatctatGTATAGTACTCGCCGGCTCAGCATGAACCATGGTAAGATTTTTTAGCGAAGTGGGAGAAAGTTCGAGCATTGTGTATGTTTCCAATATTGTATGGTTATTGCCTTAATTCGGTTTGAAGTTTATGATACAATGTTTTGTAACCATAAATATTAACTGGGTTCTGTCATATTGAAGGTCTAACAAACTTTTAAGTTTACTTTGTACATCAGGTACATACCTACGTCGTAATGAAAaaacaaagtaggtacttaccagGTAAGCAGGTATTCATAACAAGTTATAACAAAGTAAATGATAAAAACAACAAGATAGTAAAGAACAGCAATATGTATTTAGTACTAGACCACACGAGTttttagaaacaacaaaaacGAAGACAAACACATATCCACACTGTAGTAGACCTAaacaaactaaatgaaaacgcGTGCTCATGCAAACTAACGGCCCTTATTTACATCTAAATAAAACACAGTAAAATCTAATCATAATGGGTATAAAAGGAAcgataaatacctatttaatatttacgaGCAGTCCAATAAAGACAcgatacttattttaattacgtaCATGGATTAATCAATAACTCACTAACAATATTACTTTGCTCACTAACAACAACACTCTAAAACAGGAAAACTTTTTATGTAGCGCCATTTCTCAAATTGCCGCGCAAAGATCAAGACcacagataattataattaaacccGACGactttattgattttgaaatagcaacacttacaaataaattttaataacattaatgaaTTCGCAGATAGAAACAATGGGTCTGAATTCTTGTTTAATTACACCTACACGAATTACATTTAATCATTGTGGGGATCCCAATTATAGACCCATAATGACGCTCCATAAGTAGGTACTCCATAATTACCCTCATGGGGAAAACGACTCGTGTAGGAATAAAGGTACCTAAACTGTTTAAGATATTGAACTTAAGCACCGCGCGATGAATTATAAGAAAGAAGTGTTACCTTTATTCATCTGACCGATTATAGTGCTTGTTAAAAGTGCAAAATACCAAAAGTAATCTCTTTATTGAGAATTTTCAGGGCAATTATTGTAACCATCGAAACCCGATACCTGAGTACCTTTACTTGTACTCCACAAGTTTTTGTcgcttttacatttttaatacgaAGAATACATGAAAGCAATTTTGAATAGTAGGAAAAcgatgaatatttaataaaagaatatGGCACCACCGGCCGGTTGCCGGCTGTAACCAGGGTTAGTTTGGGATGAATGTACTCCTGAATTCATGAGCTTGACACTAAATGGAGATCGACGCTCTTTTACTCCACCTCGTTTCATTGGATGTCCCTGAAATTAGATTAgaaatgtatttacaaatattgaATTAGAACGTAATTCctttattttgaaatgaaacaaCTTCAAAATTAAGCCTTACCAAGGGTATAATGACTGGTGGAAGTTTATCGAACGTGTTCCGCAGTCGCCGCCAGGTATCACAACCAATAGTTTCAGGTTGTAAGTACAAATCTTCTTTATCTGCAAACCTCTCCGTAGAGTGATTATAGGTCGTAGCCAATACGAAATCCAAACTATCCTTtggtaaactaaaataaatataggtaaattagacaaatattatgttacactgaaattaattataattaggcatttaaagtaagttttattaaacGTACAAGAAAGGATGAAAAAAACTTAATCGCCTAACACTAGCAAGTGTATGATGCGAAAAAAGTCTGGAGCCTGCTGATCCAACATGTTTATTTTGGGTTGAGAGCAAAATATCTTTGGTAAGTTCACCCTCTTTCCTTAAATCAGGAAGAAGAGTTTTATTTCTAACTTGTTTTATACCAGCCATTATACTTATTTAGATATTGATAAACTGCGGAGTTTTGTAGAAACCCAAACAAAGacgtattaataattttaattatattttactacaaTAGATTTTTGACGTAATACTAAAATCTACACCATAGCAACCGCGGTGATACAATCAAAGAACATGTAAAAAGCCTTATCAAATATACGTAAAGTTTAGTTAAAGGACAGAgtttttacataatacataattcaattcaaatatttgtgaacttttattttacttagtaattcattatttacaaataacgatagcacaaaatatttaagtttacacgaaaagacaaaaaaaattgttgcctgtttaaaaaatattataatggcAACATTGACCACATCCGCTTGCACTCGTTTAATCGTCAAGTTACATTTTCCGGTAGCCATATTTAATTTTGCGCTTGCACGCTGAGGTCGTTCATTTAGTTTCGTGACGCCATT from Spodoptera frugiperda isolate SF20-4 chromosome 26, AGI-APGP_CSIRO_Sfru_2.0, whole genome shotgun sequence includes the following:
- the LOC118281763 gene encoding uncharacterized protein LOC118281763 isoform X1, whose protein sequence is MEFLDSLDLDTIDKKSHRVRSWYLYEQYKSLERSQLDAAQKLKDRSYQDRILRQELSERRARRKLYDQFGLCQSESRIKKDKSESTRSSVSASNDDFFDSFCALNEDEQVTQVTGTVLSEDSFSRDCLSASVCCMDKYKGTEEQHKDDNCSDAGSVNSVVENQKQFSDEVLSPKEMQFLSNSIAQDINMQFDSVKEDLRCLEKFTKLEDVDKISDEDESVTTVSVGVVSEPTSIPVIMKSNQEDNNNLIAIWSRLVSFAYQFVQLNHGNTYCDYSSQFLTAVLACDVLRRGVNSMCNILQPYVSPIKFANYNGSDVSNESYEDLNLKRKKSVQSRKCSKTCDHKPLTRKKAKTWAKTRYSDYGWQPLCKRSLHRDKEVRARRRSSEPWHSAPKLQTSKVLASSSTCSLWPDNMTENYCKKQRTTKRRCNRNKAIHPMLEIARYIDRILMDIDDSNP
- the LOC118281763 gene encoding uncharacterized protein LOC118281763 isoform X2, whose product is MEFLDSLDLDTIDKKSHRVRSWYLYEQYKSLERSQLDAAQKLKDRSYQDRILRQELSERRARRKLYDQFGLCQSESRIKKDKSESTRSSVSASNDDFFDSFCALNEDEQVTQVTGTVLSEDSFSRDCLSASVCCMDKYKGTEEQHKDDNCSDAGSVNSVVENQKQFSDEVLSPKEMQFLSNSIAQDINMQFDSVKEDLRCLEKFTKLEDVDKISDEDESVTTVSVGVVSEPTSIPVIMKSNQEDNNNLIAIWSRLVSFAYQFVQLNHGNTYCDYSSQFLTAVLACDVLRRGVNSMSLRLTNKVC
- the LOC118281760 gene encoding cilia- and flagella-associated protein 276 codes for the protein MAGIKQVRNKTLLPDLRKEGELTKDILLSTQNKHVGSAGSRLFSHHTLASVRRLSFFHPFFLPKDSLDFVLATTYNHSTERFADKEDLYLQPETIGCDTWRRLRNTFDKLPPVIIPLGHPMKRGGVKERRSPFSVKLMNSGVHSSQTNPGYSRQPAGGAIFFY